In Thermovirga sp., the genomic stretch ATCCTCGGTGATGTCGGCGCCTCCGAAGAACACCTGGGTCTTGTCGAGGACGATGCTTACACCCTTCGCCTTGGCAACGGTCCTGATAGCAAGGTCTATATCTTTGAAGAGGGGTTCCATGATCCTCTGCTCTTCCTTGGCAGCTTCCTGCCGCTTGGCCTCGAAGATCCTCTGCTTTTCATTATTGTCGCTTGTTTTGTCGATGGCATCCTTCGCTTCGGCCTGCTTTTTCTCAACGATGGTCTTTATCTGCTTCTGGGCCTGCTCGAATTTTGGATGCTGAAAAAG encodes the following:
- a CDS encoding OmpH family outer membrane protein; amino-acid sequence: MSRSRKILSVVAISILVLVAISGIASAQEKIGVIDPQKVLFQHPKFEQAQKQIKTIVEKKQAEAKDAIDKTSDNNEKQRIFEAKRQEAAKEEQRIMEPLFKDIDLAIRTVAKAKGVSIVLDKTQVFFGGADITEDVIQEIKKKNA